One genomic segment of Borrelia miyamotoi includes these proteins:
- a CDS encoding tetratricopeptide repeat protein, translated as MKKYTIILVWMNTIISIYAINHKEDINQNKIDELYIKAMLLKDLKEYDQSKILLRQIINKDPKQVDVYLLISELEYLTNNWIKAIEQTKIYLQIIDFKDTKNYLDISWAYFLIGESSNSMDYIIKFIQNNQKLLNTNLFVLIDAILKKGIYHFIQDEDLMFNLIMNAIFQIETYDDIIFTIFINNLAIIKQIPFYEFNKNKIKDLELQMKALKRIKNSINDTAKII; from the coding sequence ATGAAAAAATATACAATAATACTAGTATGGATGAATACCATTATTTCTATTTATGCAATAAATCACAAAGAAGATATAAATCAAAATAAGATAGATGAACTTTATATAAAGGCAATGTTACTTAAAGATTTAAAAGAATACGATCAATCTAAAATATTACTAAGACAAATTATAAATAAAGATCCAAAACAAGTTGATGTATATTTACTGATCTCAGAATTAGAATACTTAACTAACAACTGGATAAAAGCAATTGAACAAACAAAAATCTATCTACAAATAATTGATTTTAAAGATACAAAAAACTATCTTGACATTTCATGGGCATACTTTCTCATTGGAGAATCAAGCAACTCAATGGACTATATAATCAAATTTATTCAAAATAATCAAAAATTACTAAATACTAACTTATTCGTATTGATTGATGCCATCCTAAAAAAAGGAATTTATCATTTCATCCAAGATGAAGATTTAATGTTCAATCTAATAATGAATGCTATTTTTCAAATAGAAACATATGACGATATCATATTTACAATTTTTATCAATAATTTAGCTATCATAAAACAAATTCCTTTCTATGAATTTAATAAAAATAAAATCAAAGACTTAGAATTACAAATGAAAGCCTTAAAAAGGATTAAAAACTCAATAAATGACACTGCTAAAATAATTTAG
- a CDS encoding ABC transporter permease has translation MRTFRKEYVLLVFSLSILGISYFFDGFFSFSYIKMILWNFILLLLIATGISTCARSNSLTLGDEGQVYFGAFLSYVFCELCGLTYFNFLLVMILSSFLVGVIGIIPFLLTFFFGLNGMLTGLLMSYGNQRLVDGLISKLLGSNEFLSRTKSINKIFSLDVSLPYLLLFSFLVWVCYVFVHKRTILGLKLEILSDRKPLSKFFNIDEFRYKFFTVFISSFLNGLVGSIFLIFFKNYLFLGITSGLGWNGFVVAVVSGFNYMYVLCFSLFFSMLNEFNNYLKINYAFRFEFIGLYQSVSIFISLFLINNSGRK, from the coding sequence ATGAGGACATTTAGAAAAGAGTATGTTCTCTTAGTATTTTCACTTAGTATATTAGGTATTAGCTATTTTTTTGATGGATTTTTTAGTTTTTCTTACATTAAGATGATATTGTGGAATTTTATATTGCTCTTATTAATTGCTACAGGGATTTCTACTTGTGCTAGAAGTAATAGTTTGACTCTTGGAGATGAAGGTCAAGTTTACTTTGGAGCATTTTTATCATATGTATTTTGTGAGTTGTGTGGACTTACATACTTTAATTTTTTATTAGTAATGATTTTAAGCTCGTTTTTAGTTGGTGTAATAGGAATTATTCCTTTTTTATTAACATTCTTTTTTGGCTTAAATGGGATGCTTACAGGTCTTTTAATGTCTTATGGGAATCAGAGATTGGTTGATGGATTAATATCAAAGCTTTTAGGTTCGAATGAATTTTTAAGTCGGACAAAAAGTATTAATAAGATATTTTCTCTTGATGTTTCTTTGCCGTATTTGCTTTTGTTTAGTTTTTTGGTTTGGGTATGCTATGTATTTGTCCATAAAAGAACTATTTTGGGATTAAAACTTGAGATATTGAGTGATAGAAAGCCTTTAAGCAAATTTTTTAATATTGATGAATTTAGATATAAGTTTTTTACAGTATTTATTAGTTCTTTTTTAAATGGTCTTGTAGGTTCAATATTTTTAATTTTTTTTAAAAATTATTTATTTCTAGGGATAACCTCCGGACTTGGTTGGAATGGATTTGTTGTTGCTGTAGTTTCAGGATTTAATTATATGTATGTATTGTGTTTTAGTTTATTTTTTTCAATGCTTAATGAATTTAATAATTATCTTAAAATAAATTATGCTTTTAGGTTTGAATTTATTGGGTTATATCAATCTGTTTCTATTTTTATCTCTTTATTTTTAATAAATAATTCAGGTAGAAAATAA
- a CDS encoding ATP-binding cassette domain-containing protein: protein MVEFKNIVKSFPDIEKPILDSVNLRIEESKILTVIGRNGEGKSTLSKIIAGFVYFDSGDVFINNNRQQNWNVDVAKSNGIYIVSQIPKLDMNLRVWEYLSIYWFDSKFFMPMNKSKTYRYYRWLRQFYNITFDLEARIQNLNIKEIYFLLIISSLKKNAKIIIFDESVAYFSQKEAKDFIKLLQYLKIAGITSLFVTHRDVGDAIRFSDEFIILKDGKCFRTINKEIILSKIEIPADKFIAASIRRGELNEDFIKFNLFFEDFWKYDISFSLKKRGVFGIIAEDAAIKTWEKLFLGKIPFVGCIKMNGRRYERINIYEMKAGLLPLGIGNLFSDNATILDSFLAKIMSFENEVFIKRSTINKLKKFFKQDMEYCDSKILKTFYSKSFAFSGGILKKLALFREKYITKSFLICFSPLSNLDYRAYIETSNFIRNFSNEKPVLLITPNLDELLLLADDVLAIKAGEVILRLERGHIDKAALKEMLFI, encoded by the coding sequence ATGGTAGAGTTTAAAAACATAGTAAAATCTTTCCCAGATATTGAGAAACCTATTCTAGATAGTGTGAATTTAAGGATTGAAGAATCTAAAATTTTGACTGTAATTGGAAGGAATGGGGAAGGTAAGAGTACCTTATCAAAAATAATAGCTGGATTTGTTTATTTTGATAGTGGTGATGTATTTATAAACAATAATAGACAGCAAAACTGGAATGTGGATGTGGCAAAAAGTAATGGTATTTATATTGTGTCGCAGATTCCAAAGCTTGATATGAATTTAAGGGTTTGGGAATATCTTAGTATTTATTGGTTTGATTCTAAATTTTTTATGCCGATGAATAAATCTAAGACTTATAGGTATTATAGGTGGCTTAGGCAATTTTACAATATTACTTTTGATTTAGAGGCTAGAATACAAAATTTGAATATTAAAGAAATATATTTTTTGCTTATTATTTCTTCCCTTAAAAAAAATGCAAAGATCATTATTTTTGATGAAAGTGTGGCTTATTTCTCTCAAAAAGAGGCTAAAGATTTTATTAAATTGCTTCAATACCTTAAAATAGCAGGAATTACTTCTCTTTTTGTTACACATAGAGATGTTGGGGATGCCATAAGATTTAGTGATGAATTTATTATTCTAAAAGATGGAAAATGTTTTCGAACGATCAATAAAGAGATAATACTTAGCAAAATTGAAATACCTGCTGATAAGTTTATTGCTGCAAGTATTAGGCGTGGTGAATTAAATGAAGACTTTATAAAATTTAATTTGTTTTTTGAAGATTTCTGGAAGTATGATATTAGTTTTTCTTTAAAAAAGAGAGGAGTTTTTGGAATTATTGCGGAAGATGCAGCAATAAAAACATGGGAAAAATTATTCTTGGGTAAAATTCCATTTGTAGGATGCATCAAAATGAATGGGCGTAGATATGAGCGTATCAATATTTATGAGATGAAGGCAGGATTATTACCTTTAGGAATTGGTAATTTATTTTCTGATAATGCTACTATATTGGATAGCTTTTTAGCTAAGATAATGAGTTTTGAGAATGAAGTTTTTATTAAGCGATCTACTATTAATAAACTCAAAAAATTTTTTAAGCAAGATATGGAATATTGTGATAGTAAGATATTAAAAACTTTTTATTCTAAATCTTTTGCATTCTCTGGAGGGATTTTAAAAAAACTTGCTCTTTTTAGAGAAAAATACATTACAAAGAGCTTTTTAATTTGTTTTTCTCCTCTTAGCAATCTAGACTATAGGGCCTATATTGAGACATCTAATTTTATTCGTAATTTTTCTAATGAGAAGCCTGTGCTATTGATTACTCCTAATTTGGATGAACTTCTTCTTTTAGCAGATGATGTTTTGGCAATAAAGGCCGGTGAAGTTATATTAAGATTAGAAAGGGGACATATCGACAAAGCAGCTTTAAAGGAAATGTTATTTATATGA
- a CDS encoding BMP family ABC transporter substrate-binding protein: protein MNRFFLFRIFWIFISLICLFLFVYVNFFKVRELKFSSNKKIAFFIPGIIGGSPSYEAMYDFLIEFKKNRSDIEIKLFEAGFNQHEWIELLEKLLNSKNYDFLITTNNVMQGLIDRVSQNYPYTKFLLFDSLVKNANPQVYSLSYNVAEEAYILGYYVGLFLQGSNLSNKNVALIAGQEYPVMNNYIFPYFKNGFKEILDSEVFFRTLGNWYDSNRAKMLSDSLILDSGVSVILPIVGTAIEGVLSSVREHGIFAVLFDGEDYLDNKDKIIGSGITNHRFCLKKVLSRALKGEIKYGTYEVFGFKEGGISFNLLNEFYVNKTDLELKKRIEKKIEEMSNIEIKIDL from the coding sequence GTGAATAGATTTTTTTTATTTAGAATTTTTTGGATTTTTATTTCATTAATCTGTTTGTTTTTATTTGTTTATGTGAACTTTTTTAAAGTTAGAGAACTTAAGTTTTCATCTAATAAAAAAATTGCATTTTTTATTCCTGGAATCATTGGTGGTTCACCTTCCTATGAAGCAATGTATGATTTTTTGATTGAATTTAAAAAAAATAGAAGTGATATTGAAATTAAGTTATTTGAAGCTGGGTTTAATCAGCATGAATGGATAGAATTACTTGAAAAGTTATTAAATTCTAAAAATTATGATTTTTTGATTACAACAAATAATGTAATGCAAGGACTTATCGATAGGGTTTCCCAAAATTATCCTTATACTAAATTTTTGCTTTTTGATTCTTTGGTTAAGAATGCTAATCCTCAAGTGTATTCACTGTCTTATAATGTTGCAGAAGAGGCTTATATATTGGGTTATTATGTGGGTTTGTTTTTACAAGGTTCTAATTTATCAAATAAGAATGTTGCTTTGATTGCTGGGCAAGAATATCCTGTTATGAATAATTATATTTTTCCTTATTTCAAGAATGGATTTAAAGAGATTTTGGATTCAGAAGTATTCTTTAGAACTTTAGGAAATTGGTATGATAGCAATAGAGCGAAGATGCTATCTGATTCTTTAATTTTGGATTCAGGAGTTTCTGTAATTCTTCCAATTGTGGGTACAGCTATTGAAGGAGTTCTCTCATCAGTGCGTGAGCATGGCATTTTTGCTGTTCTTTTTGATGGTGAAGATTATTTGGATAATAAAGATAAGATCATTGGTTCTGGAATTACAAATCATAGATTTTGTTTAAAAAAAGTTTTGAGTAGAGCTCTTAAAGGAGAGATTAAGTATGGAACTTATGAGGTTTTTGGATTTAAAGAAGGGGGAATTTCATTTAATTTGTTAAATGAGTTTTATGTAAATAAGACTGATTTAGAACTTAAGAAGAGAATTGAGAAAAAGATAGAAGAGATGAGTAATATTGAGATAAAAATAGATTTATAA
- a CDS encoding SAM-dependent methyltransferase, with protein MYDVVDQYSQRAKREGYLARSVYKLIEIDKRFSLFSAGNILDIGASPGSFSQYAYGRLKNGVLVAVDLNDIALNFTSNFYFIKGDIYVHGFCQKIKTFAPYSLIISDAAPKTTGNRLVDTSNSFNLNMRIVELASDILIRGGNLLLKIFQGGDEEQIFYKLKSCFRFVKKIRPKAVRQNSFEIYFLSKDFIGVETNI; from the coding sequence ATGTATGATGTTGTTGATCAATATTCACAAAGAGCTAAAAGAGAAGGGTATCTTGCAAGATCTGTTTATAAGTTAATCGAAATTGATAAAAGGTTCTCTTTATTTTCTGCTGGCAATATATTAGACATTGGGGCATCTCCTGGGAGTTTTTCTCAATATGCTTATGGTCGTCTTAAAAATGGGGTGCTTGTTGCGGTTGATCTTAATGATATAGCGCTTAATTTTACTAGTAATTTTTATTTTATTAAGGGTGACATATATGTTCATGGTTTTTGTCAAAAGATCAAGACTTTTGCACCTTATAGCTTAATTATAAGTGATGCAGCCCCTAAAACTACTGGTAATAGGTTAGTTGATACAAGCAATTCTTTTAATTTGAATATGAGAATAGTTGAATTGGCTTCTGATATCTTGATAAGAGGTGGTAATTTATTACTTAAGATTTTTCAAGGAGGCGATGAAGAACAAATTTTTTATAAGCTTAAGAGTTGTTTTAGGTTTGTCAAAAAGATTAGGCCTAAAGCCGTTAGGCAAAATTCCTTTGAAATTTATTTTTTATCTAAAGATTTTATTGGAGTGGAAACAAATATTTAA
- a CDS encoding NAD(+)/NADH kinase: MNSKVLIYINYANLDAETLAFEIQKYLKHKYGVLSLFTGLNQSSELLTGDDNLMFAITLGGDGTVLLASSLLLKNNIDIPIISINLGKVGFLADIKPRDFKKVIDKFFDNSLVIHKKYLLNISAYESGHNILTKYALNDVIIRSSILNKLIYTNLRVNSEDFLSYRSDGIIFATPTGSTGYSFSAGGSVLESDLQAFILTPISPHSVYNRSFVFSSGSKLSLSFHKEYALFPASIFVDGINIGKFKVDVVFELGLDNKSLRFASFCTDTFVRRLKNKLL; the protein is encoded by the coding sequence ATGAATAGTAAGGTTCTTATTTACATAAATTATGCAAATTTAGATGCCGAAACTCTTGCTTTTGAAATACAAAAATATTTAAAACATAAATATGGTGTTTTAAGTTTGTTTACGGGACTTAATCAGTCTTCAGAGTTATTAACTGGTGACGATAATTTGATGTTTGCAATAACTTTAGGTGGAGATGGTACGGTTTTATTGGCTAGTAGCTTGCTTTTGAAAAATAATATTGATATCCCAATTATTTCAATAAATTTGGGTAAGGTAGGGTTTTTGGCAGACATAAAACCCAGAGATTTTAAAAAGGTAATAGATAAGTTTTTTGATAATTCTTTAGTTATTCATAAAAAATATTTGCTTAATATCAGTGCTTATGAGAGTGGACATAATATACTTACTAAGTATGCTTTAAATGATGTAATTATTCGTTCTAGTATTCTTAATAAGCTGATTTATACAAATCTTAGAGTTAATTCGGAAGATTTTCTTTCATATAGGAGTGATGGAATAATATTTGCAACTCCAACAGGTTCGACTGGATATTCTTTCTCAGCAGGTGGATCTGTTTTAGAATCAGATCTTCAGGCTTTTATTTTAACGCCTATTTCTCCACATTCTGTTTATAATCGTTCTTTTGTTTTTTCAAGCGGTAGTAAGCTTTCACTTTCATTTCATAAAGAATATGCATTATTCCCTGCATCAATTTTTGTTGATGGCATTAATATTGGTAAATTTAAGGTTGATGTTGTTTTTGAATTAGGTCTTGATAATAAGAGTTTGCGTTTTGCATCTTTTTGTACAGATACTTTTGTTAGGAGACTTAAAAATAAGTTATTATAA
- a CDS encoding polyprenyl synthetase family protein → MKNKSFLDKIEKNINTVFSNDYFLNIFKDKELELKLKIKESTIKVIKAPAIEIINRGGKRIRPMLMILLAYALGYNNKNTENLYNLSMLLELPHSGSLIIDDIEDGATKRRGKPAIHLIYGLDSSINTANLIYFLPAKLIQTSNLKTSQKLLIYENFFTTLSNLHLGQGIDIALHNETYIPNVEEYISLVELKTSSLFGMAGFLAGILTNNENKAKNLYNTFLKLGTCFQIIDDIKNIKDGINGKDFGEDLIEGKKSLPIIYFLKEKQFDKQIIQKLIKIKNKPINESTEEILKLSNMINSSNAIKDSSNLAMSYLNKFIEELNSYKLNNKYKNMIMDIIYKIKGVNL, encoded by the coding sequence ATGAAAAATAAATCATTTTTAGATAAGATCGAAAAAAATATTAACACTGTATTTTCAAATGATTATTTTCTAAATATATTTAAAGACAAAGAGTTAGAACTAAAACTGAAAATAAAAGAAAGCACAATAAAGGTAATTAAAGCCCCAGCTATTGAAATAATAAATAGAGGAGGAAAGAGAATAAGACCAATGCTAATGATTCTGCTAGCATATGCATTGGGATATAACAACAAAAACACCGAAAACTTATACAATCTAAGCATGCTACTTGAATTACCTCATTCTGGCAGCCTAATTATTGACGACATAGAAGACGGAGCCACCAAAAGACGAGGAAAACCTGCTATTCATTTAATTTATGGACTCGATAGTAGCATTAATACAGCAAATCTAATTTATTTTCTGCCTGCAAAATTAATACAAACTTCAAACTTAAAAACAAGTCAAAAACTGTTAATTTATGAAAATTTTTTTACAACCCTCTCAAATCTTCATCTAGGACAAGGAATTGATATTGCATTGCATAATGAAACATATATTCCAAATGTTGAAGAATACATATCTTTAGTTGAACTTAAAACAAGCTCCCTTTTTGGAATGGCTGGATTTTTAGCCGGAATACTCACAAATAATGAAAACAAGGCAAAAAATCTTTATAACACATTTCTGAAACTTGGAACCTGTTTCCAAATAATAGACGATATCAAAAATATTAAAGATGGAATCAATGGCAAAGACTTTGGAGAAGACTTAATTGAAGGAAAAAAAAGTCTACCTATAATATATTTTTTAAAAGAAAAACAATTTGATAAGCAAATTATTCAAAAGCTAATCAAAATTAAAAATAAACCTATAAATGAATCAACAGAAGAAATATTAAAACTTAGCAATATGATTAACTCATCAAATGCTATTAAAGATTCTTCAAATCTTGCAATGTCATATCTTAATAAATTTATTGAAGAGTTAAATTCATATAAGCTGAACAATAAGTACAAAAATATGATAATGGACATTATATATAAAATAAAAGGGGTAAATTTATGA
- a CDS encoding LysM peptidoglycan-binding domain-containing protein: MIKANKLLFLMLSISTLFLVSCATSQEDKKSVNSKILPKETGDIKRDIEEIKNGIIKERGDLFYSEEFNKAEKLEKEMEAKFAKNMIKEANETALKVLERYKNVARDTIEKKEKINYLKDNIEKYLNDAENNEAYIWIPLEIDEVNNLYFEATKKYKMYDIEDSLEMYSKAFNKAQQTAKKAKESRALKETDERMYKQLKALEAASNLPIYSNNQLIQPSPWNGRTLLKDQGKYINLLNSEDNSYLLGEATPLVLAYEETAKEMQKPDSTKFKILQLIEKARQLWEQGLEAKNFNNLRLANELFLDSARYLKAYQSNASKELYIIKIGNTLWGISKKLYNDPYLWPKIWFANRQKIQNPDLIHENWKIIIPSK, from the coding sequence ATGATAAAAGCAAACAAGTTATTATTTTTAATGTTATCTATATCCACTCTTTTCCTAGTTTCATGTGCAACTTCGCAGGAAGACAAAAAGAGTGTAAACTCCAAAATCTTACCTAAGGAAACAGGAGATATAAAAAGAGACATTGAAGAGATCAAAAATGGGATCATAAAAGAGCGCGGAGATCTTTTTTATTCTGAAGAATTTAATAAAGCTGAAAAGCTTGAAAAAGAGATGGAAGCAAAATTTGCAAAAAATATGATTAAAGAAGCCAATGAAACTGCTCTAAAAGTATTAGAAAGATATAAAAATGTCGCACGAGATACAATAGAAAAAAAAGAAAAAATAAATTACCTGAAAGACAATATTGAAAAATATCTGAACGATGCTGAAAATAATGAAGCATACATATGGATTCCATTAGAAATCGATGAAGTCAATAACTTATATTTCGAAGCGACAAAAAAATACAAAATGTATGACATTGAAGATTCCCTTGAAATGTATAGTAAAGCATTTAACAAAGCACAACAAACTGCTAAAAAGGCAAAAGAATCAAGAGCTCTTAAAGAAACAGATGAAAGAATGTACAAACAATTAAAAGCACTGGAAGCTGCTTCTAATCTTCCCATTTATAGCAATAACCAACTCATTCAACCCTCACCATGGAATGGAAGAACTCTACTTAAGGATCAAGGTAAATATATAAATCTCTTAAACTCTGAAGACAATTCTTACTTACTTGGAGAAGCAACTCCATTAGTACTTGCTTATGAAGAAACAGCTAAAGAAATGCAAAAACCAGATTCAACTAAATTCAAAATACTTCAGCTTATCGAAAAAGCCAGACAATTATGGGAACAAGGACTTGAAGCCAAGAACTTCAATAACCTTAGACTTGCAAATGAATTATTCTTAGATTCCGCAAGATATTTAAAGGCTTATCAAAGCAATGCAAGTAAGGAACTATATATAATTAAAATTGGAAACACCTTATGGGGCATTTCTAAAAAATTATATAATGATCCTTATTTATGGCCAAAAATTTGGTTTGCAAACAGACAAAAAATTCAAAATCCAGATTTAATACATGAAAACTGGAAAATAATAATTCCTTCTAAATAA
- a CDS encoding vWA domain-containing protein: MKKAYFIIFLFIVLNLFASMDDDLSIDIDDVYVEAHEDGFHLFIRKKPNVKSVILTESFEIPDKSKDVSTYSFRTLEYNKINGDEIRILNGRVIQNKTLLSLTSSTPVQNRKFGQAFHILIPKRLRYGFPDFSTRSGDINLEVLRINKEPFWFSIRTFEKKYNDYLGQYKDNAYELFFGDTQLENTSEPNSLEEAFYRFSDDVIVADKGPDIVDKIKDILEKSEDPLADLDLVFVIDVTESMKNHIEILRKHLFDMVESQLNKFKSYRIGFVFYKDYLEEFLTRSFDFNNKEYLNSVLRDVSVSGGGDYPEAVFEGINAAVTQFDWQADNRFIIVLGDAPPHEYPRGPIVYEDVIEAAKQKDITIYGILLN, encoded by the coding sequence ATGAAAAAAGCTTACTTTATTATTTTCTTGTTTATTGTATTGAATTTATTTGCATCTATGGATGATGATTTAAGTATTGATATTGATGATGTGTATGTTGAAGCCCATGAAGATGGTTTCCATCTTTTTATTAGGAAAAAGCCAAATGTTAAGTCAGTTATTTTAACTGAGTCTTTTGAAATTCCAGATAAGAGTAAAGATGTCTCTACTTATTCATTTAGAACATTGGAGTATAATAAGATCAATGGTGATGAGATTAGGATTTTAAATGGTAGAGTTATTCAGAATAAAACTCTTTTATCATTGACATCTTCTACACCTGTTCAGAATAGGAAATTTGGACAGGCTTTTCATATTTTAATACCTAAGAGATTGAGGTATGGTTTTCCTGATTTTTCCACAAGGAGTGGTGATATTAATTTAGAAGTTCTTAGGATAAATAAAGAACCCTTTTGGTTTTCAATTAGAACTTTTGAGAAAAAATATAATGATTATTTAGGGCAATATAAAGATAATGCTTATGAGTTATTTTTTGGGGATACTCAACTAGAAAATACAAGTGAGCCTAATAGTTTAGAAGAAGCATTTTATAGGTTTTCTGATGATGTGATTGTTGCAGATAAGGGCCCTGATATTGTTGATAAAATAAAAGATATTCTAGAAAAATCAGAAGATCCACTTGCTGATTTAGATCTTGTTTTTGTTATTGATGTGACTGAGAGTATGAAAAATCATATTGAAATTTTAAGGAAACATCTTTTTGATATGGTAGAATCTCAGTTAAATAAATTTAAGTCTTATAGAATAGGTTTCGTATTCTATAAGGATTATCTTGAGGAGTTTTTAACAAGATCTTTCGATTTTAATAATAAGGAATATTTAAATAGTGTTCTTAGAGATGTTAGTGTGAGTGGTGGCGGAGATTATCCTGAAGCAGTATTTGAGGGAATTAATGCTGCTGTTACTCAGTTTGATTGGCAAGCGGATAATCGATTTATTATAGTGTTGGGTGATGCACCGCCTCATGAATATCCTAGAGGGCCTATAGTTTATGAGGATGTTATTGAAGCAGCTAAGCAAAAAGATATTACGATTTATGGAATATTACTTAATTAA
- a CDS encoding chemotaxis protein CheW: MSIEEKVMERKSYLQIACFKMGKEIYGISINHIREVIKVPLEGIYAIPNVPDYVTGIYNLRGNVIPLINLNVRFKIPSIYITEEDKLLTGYLIVKIKDKLLGIFVDRVLKVINFDESKVQEPPATLQTLDRKYISGVVRIENDENFGSEYLILIDIERIFDKSEFEKIPYKDSDE, from the coding sequence ATGTCTATAGAAGAAAAGGTTATGGAAAGAAAGTCTTATTTACAAATTGCATGTTTTAAAATGGGCAAGGAAATTTATGGGATTTCAATAAATCATATTAGGGAAGTAATTAAGGTTCCGTTGGAGGGTATATATGCAATACCCAATGTTCCTGATTATGTTACTGGTATTTATAATCTTAGAGGCAATGTTATCCCTTTAATAAATTTAAATGTTAGATTTAAAATTCCTTCGATTTATATAACGGAAGAAGATAAGCTTCTAACAGGTTATTTAATAGTAAAGATTAAGGATAAGCTTTTAGGGATATTTGTAGATAGAGTTCTAAAGGTCATTAACTTTGACGAATCTAAGGTTCAAGAGCCTCCTGCTACTTTGCAAACTTTGGACAGGAAGTATATTTCTGGTGTTGTTAGAATTGAGAACGATGAAAATTTTGGGAGTGAATATTTAATTCTGATTGATATTGAACGAATATTTGACAAGAGTGAGTTTGAAAAGATTCCATATAAGGATAGTGATGAATAG